The Synechococcus sp. PCC 7335 nucleotide sequence AGGCGGCTGACTCAAACGGATTTACCTACGTTTCAGAGGATGAAAACGGCCAAGTCGTTGGATTTATAGATGGTGGTAGAGAGCGCACAGATGACCGACTTTACCGAGGTGAAATCAACGCTATCTACATTCTGAGCAGTCATCAACACCAAGGGATTGGCCGCGAACTGGTTCGACTGGCAGTAAAAAAACTGTGGCAGATGGATATTCAGTCCATGTTGGTCTGGGTGCTAGAAGATAATCCTGCTTGCAAATTCTACGAAGCGTTAGGAGGGCAGATCGTACGGAGTAAAAGTATTGAGATGAGAGGTAGCACTCTCATTGAGTATGCCTACGGGTGGACTGATACATCACTCCTATTGAGACCTGTTGATTGATTGACAAAGAGCTACTACACAAAGGTTATTTACACTGCACGCAGCCAGGCCAACTGTCTATAACCTCTGCCATAGTGCTTGTTGGACAGTACTAAAAACCTTTCCTCAATTGTTACAGGAAAGTAGAACGGTATATCAAGGATCTCAGCCCTCTTCTACCAAAGGGGTTCAACTGGTACAGTCCCTACGGGTGCTTAGCGTGCGTTTCTGTTCCGATGCTACTGATAGCCCAATAGGAAGGCAACCACCGGACTTTTCAAGCTGCTGCCATGCCCACTTAATTTCTGAGCGGGTGACACACCGTGCTTCTGAAGCTCGTTGAGATAAGAATCTATCGACCAGAGAAAAGCGCTGCTGCCACTGGTCTAGTTCGCTGAGCTGCTCCGCCAGAAGCAGTACATCGTTACCCCACAGTTCTACGAGATCGATAACGCCTTCACCAGGCTCCATAAAAGCGCCATGGAAAAGTTCGCGTGCGGCCCAAGGCAGAAGTTCTATCTCTACACAGTGCTGGACACCATGATGTTTGACAAGGAGTGGAGAGCTTTGCAAGCTAACTGCGAAAGCCTGACAGCTCATGTTTGTCGTTCTATCTGTTGTTTCTGTAAGTTGTAGTTTGTCCCCAAAACCGATGATGATGACAACTCGACTTTTGACAACTTCGAGGCGGTGGACGACTTGTGCGGTCATTTCAGAGTAACCACTGTAGGAACAGACCCGGTCTTTCAGGCCATTGCCAGGACGTCCTTCAGCATATTCCCAAAGTTTTGGCTGAGCATTCATACCTTTCTGCATTCCCAGACATTTTGGCTCTTCCCGGTCTAGCTATTAGACACTATTTATCAGCTAAAACACAACACGCTAACAGTCCCAAAATCCCTAAGTAATGGGCCTAGGTCTTCTACGACTGCTATAGGCAGTACGGAAAAGCTCAGAGTATAGAAGCTATAGAAATTACGGTACTTTCTGGAGATGCTGCCTACCGGAGCCGTTCGAGGATACAGCCTTCCTGTGATGAACACTGTATGTGGCATTTGCTTGATACCCGTAGGTTAGTAGTAGATGCTGATTCGCTTCTTTTCGTCTTAAACGAGCTAAGTAATTGACTGACTTGACTTAGAGCGCACTCTAAGAATTATGGTGTTTGCATGGTTACAGAATTATCGATTCAAGAAGTTGCAACGATCACTCAACTAAGCGCTCATACTCTTCGCTACTACGAGCGAATTGGACTGCTCGATCCAGTGGGTCGAGCGTCGAGCGGACACCGCCGATATTCAAAACAGGATATTGGTTGGATTGAATTCGTCACTCGATTGCGAGCGACAGGCATGTCAATTCGAGATATGCAGCAGTTTGCCGAACTACGACGGCAGGGAGATCGTACGTTTGCTCAGCGGCGTCATCTACTAGAGGCGCACCAACAGCAGATAGCTCAGCAGATAGCAGCGCTTGAGCAAAACGCAGACGTTTTAGCTGAGAAGATTCAACACTACAAACAATTAGAGGAGGAACAGGATGTCAGTAGTCGATGAGAAAGAAAACAGTGATGTTTCACAGAAGAAGAGTGAACGTTACCGCCGGGGCTGGCAAAAGCTGAAGGAGGTCGATGGCGAAGCTGGTGAGCAGGTGATTGAGAGCCTGAAGGGTGTCGCCCCTGACCTAGCTCGTTACACTGTTGAGTTTCCCTTCGGAGATATATATAACAGACCAGGACTAGATTTGAAGTCTAGAGAGATTGCTACAGTCGCTGCATTGACGGCACTTGGAAATGCTCAACCACAGCTGAAAGTTCATCTTCACGGTGCTTTGAACGTAGGGTGTACTCGTGCAGAAGTGATTGAAGTGATTATTCAGATGGCCGTCTACGCTGGCTTCCCCGCTGCGCTGAACGGCATCGCTGTGGCGAAGTCGGTTTTTGCAGAAAGAGATGAGATTGCAGATAGAAACAAGAAAGAGTAAGGAGAAAAATGACTATGGAGATACGTCATCTTGGCACTGAAGGACTAACGGTATCGGCGCTAGGACTTGGTTGTATGGGTATGAGTTCTGCCTATGAAGGTAGAGAAGATGCACAGGCAGTTGAGACAATTCATCGGGCGATTGATCTAGGCATTACGTTCTTCGATACAGCAGAAGTCTATAACGACAACGAGCAGCTCGTTGGCAAGGCTATCGAAGGACGGCGTGACCTGGTTACGGTTGCGACTAAGTTCGGCTTCAAAATCAACAACGGTAAGATTTCTGGCCTTGATAGCACTCCGGAAAATGTACGCCGAGTCTGTCATAACTCGCTACAGCGGCTGGGTGTCGATTACATTGATCTGTTTTATCAGCACCGTGTAGATAAGGCGGTGCCTATAGAAGAGACGGTAGGCGCAATGGCAGAACTGGTAGCCGAAGGAAAGGTTAGGTACTTAGGACTATCAGAAGCAAGCGTAGACACCATTCGTCGTGCCCATGCCGTTCATCCTATCAGCGCCCTTCAGTCCGAGTACTCATTTTGGGAGCGAGGCGTAGAAACTGAGGTATTGCCCCTATTGAGAGAGCTGAAGATTGGCTTCGTACCTTATTGTCCCTTAGGTAGAGGCTTCCTAACAGGAAAGGTTAAGCGAGCAGAGTCATTTGAGAGTGACTATCGCCGTCAAGACCCTCGGTTTCAAGGAGATAGTTTTACGAAGAATATGAAGCTGGTTGAGCAGGTTGAAAAACTTGCGAAAGAGAAAGAGACAACACCCGCTCAAATTGCTTTGGCGTGGTTACTGCATCAGGGGAAAGACATTGTTCCTATTCCTGGAACAAAGCGACCTGCTTATGTAGAGGAGAATGCAGTTGCGACTGAAGTTGCGTTGAGTGAAGAAGACCTATCGCGGCTAGAACGCATTGCTTCCGACAATGCTACGTCTGGTGAACGCTATGCGGAAGAACGGATGAGCTGGCTTGACGCTAGTTGATATAGATTGCCTCCTGAAGTACATATCTACTAGTCAAAACTCTTCGTTTTTGGCACTATTGAGAGCAGTTTTCAAGTCCTCATAGTGCCAGTAGGCACTGTCAACTTAGCGAAGCTTGACCGTATACCGGTGATTTTGGGAAGCTACACTCATGACTAATCCTTACCGGGGCACCGCTTCCCATCTGAAACCATCAGCTACTGCGTGTGGCTGTACCATACGTTTCCGTTAAGCTTTCGTGACATCGAAAAAATGATGCTCTATCGAGGCATCACGGTCACCTACGAAGCGATCAGAGGATGGTGTCACAAGTTTGCTCAGAGCTATGCCAATCAGATTCGCAAACAGCGGCCAAAGCCCGGTGATAAGTGGCATCTCGACGAAGTCGTCATCAAGATTAAAGGTGAACAGTTTTACTTGTGGCGGGCTGTTGACCAGCATGGTGTAGTGCTCGATATCCTGATGCAGCGATGCCGCAACAAAGCGGCAGCCAAGAAGTTCTTCCGAAAACTACTCAAACCAGCCGGCTTTGCCCCCAGAGTCATCATCACCGATAAGCTCAAGAGCTATGGGGCTGCGAAGAAGGAAATCTTGAAGGGTGTGGAACACAGGCAGCATAAAGGGTTGAACAACCGAGCCGAGAACTCACATAGACCGACCCGAGTTAGGGAAAGACGAATGGGCCGATTCAAATTCAGTGGGACAAGCCCAACGCTTTCTGTCAGCCTTTGAACCGATACGCGGTCATTTTCATCCCCATCAACACAAACAGACCGCTTCAGAATACAGAGAAACGATGCGCCAACGGATCGAAAGTTGGCGATCATTGACTGGGTTGAGTGCGTTGGCGGAGCCTCTCACTCAGAGAATCGCATAGTCCGATCAGATGGTGTTTGCTCGATGAAACTGTCTTAATATTTGCCAGTCAGCCTCAACTTGACAACGCCATTTACCCTTGTGTTGACAGGCTTGCTATATTGATGATGAAGCAAAGAAGGTAACCCTGTTGATACGTTAGCTCCATAAAACAACAACGTCCTATTCTTAGCGCAGCTCAAGCTGTGCGACTTTGTACTGTTTTATGAGAGAAACAATGGTTATTCCTGCTACATACTTAGAGCGTATCGCCCAAATTTACCCTGCTCAAACGTTCAACGAGATCGTCTTCAATCAAGATGGTATGGTCAACGATGTTGTCATTCTTGACGGTCGTATCGTCTGTCGCTTTCCCAAGCATGACTGGGCTTTTGAACTACTTCAGCAAGAAGCTAGAGTTATTAGCTTAGTTAGCCGCCACGTAGATCTTCAAGTTCCACAGTTTGAAACTGTTGAAAAAGATGCCGCGACATATCGATACATAGAAGGTATACCGCTTTCGAGAGAGGTGCTGTTCTCTCTACCACTTGAAGACCGTAATGCTGTGATGTCCGAGCTAGGACTATTTTTGAGGCAGCTACACGCAATTCCTATATCAGAAGCTGAGAAGGTAGGCATCCATCAGTCAGACACCAATCGAAGTACGCAGGATTGGCAAGACTTCTATACAGATGTTGAGGAAGCACTCTTTCCGCTGCTCATGCGTCATCAGCGAAGTGCGATTGCCTCTCACTTTGAACCAGTCCTATCTGACAATTTAGATATGGACTATCGTCCGGCTTTCATCAACGGCGACATAGGTTGCTATCACATCCTCTTCAACAAAGAGAAAAAAGCATTGTCTGGCATCATTGACTTTGGTACAGCAGGCATTGGTGATCCAGCAACCGACATTGCCGTTTTACTAGGACAGTATGGAGAAACTCTTTTAGAGCTAATGCTATCAGGCTATCCTAGTGCATCGCAGTATATGGAACGAGCGCGATTTTGGGCTGGAACGTTCGAGCTACAGTGGGCGCTTACTGGCGTCAAGAACGACAACAAAGAACTCCTACTAGCGCATCTGGGTGGGGCAAGAGACAGATTGCCACTCTGTCAGTAATCTCAGAGTCAAACCCATGACTAAGTTTTATCGGCTTAGTCACGGTCGGCAGAAAAGAGTCTCATATTTTAGACCTTTTATGACTACAGAAAAGGCATGTCTCAAATCATGTCTCCCTGCAACCTCATATGTTGTAGCTGGGCTAATGTTAGTGCAGAAAGAGTCTACGCCTTCTTCTGACCCCGTAGCCGATAACCCATGCCTCTAATCGTCTCGATATAGCCGTTCCCGAATTTTTGTCGCAGATGACGGATGTAGACTTCAATAACATTAGAGCCAGGGTCATAGTCGTAGCCCCAAACGCGGTTTAATAGCTGCTCTTTGCTCATCACATGCATTGGATGTCTGAGCAGCACTTCTGCCAAAACAAACTCACGGGCTGATAGCTCAACGGTGCGGCCGCTGATAATAGCCTGTCTGGTGATTAGGTTAAGAGAAAGGTCACCTACTCTCAGCACTGTTTCAGACTGTAGTTTCTGTTGCCCATGCAGACCACGCATCTGTACCTTAATTCGAGCGAGTAATTCTTCAAATCGAAAGGGTTTGGTCACGTAGTCATCAGCACCGCTTTCCAATACGGTTACTGTATCGTCTACGCCGTCGCGGGCAGTTAGAACAATCACAGATAGTGAATCGCCTTGACCACGCAGTTCTTGCAGTACGGCTAGGCCATCCTTACCGGGCAATCCTAGGTCTAGTAGCATTAAATCAAAGTTGTCGCTATGAGCAAGCAGGCTAGCCTGCTGACCGTCGCGGGCGACTAGAATGCTGT carries:
- a CDS encoding aldo/keto reductase; the protein is MEIRHLGTEGLTVSALGLGCMGMSSAYEGREDAQAVETIHRAIDLGITFFDTAEVYNDNEQLVGKAIEGRRDLVTVATKFGFKINNGKISGLDSTPENVRRVCHNSLQRLGVDYIDLFYQHRVDKAVPIEETVGAMAELVAEGKVRYLGLSEASVDTIRRAHAVHPISALQSEYSFWERGVETEVLPLLRELKIGFVPYCPLGRGFLTGKVKRAESFESDYRRQDPRFQGDSFTKNMKLVEQVEKLAKEKETTPAQIALAWLLHQGKDIVPIPGTKRPAYVEENAVATEVALSEEDLSRLERIASDNATSGERYAEERMSWLDAS
- a CDS encoding response regulator transcription factor, translated to MNRILIAEDNPHIVDFLSTGLKAHGYSILVARDGQQASLLAHSDNFDLMLLDLGLPGKDGLAVLQELRGQGDSLSVIVLTARDGVDDTVTVLESGADDYVTKPFRFEELLARIKVQMRGLHGQQKLQSETVLRVGDLSLNLITRQAIISGRTVELSAREFVLAEVLLRHPMHVMSKEQLLNRVWGYDYDPGSNVIEVYIRHLRQKFGNGYIETIRGMGYRLRGQKKA
- a CDS encoding phosphotransferase family protein, producing MVIPATYLERIAQIYPAQTFNEIVFNQDGMVNDVVILDGRIVCRFPKHDWAFELLQQEARVISLVSRHVDLQVPQFETVEKDAATYRYIEGIPLSREVLFSLPLEDRNAVMSELGLFLRQLHAIPISEAEKVGIHQSDTNRSTQDWQDFYTDVEEALFPLLMRHQRSAIASHFEPVLSDNLDMDYRPAFINGDIGCYHILFNKEKKALSGIIDFGTAGIGDPATDIAVLLGQYGETLLELMLSGYPSASQYMERARFWAGTFELQWALTGVKNDNKELLLAHLGGARDRLPLCQ
- a CDS encoding GNAT family N-acetyltransferase, whose product is AADSNGFTYVSEDENGQVVGFIDGGRERTDDRLYRGEINAIYILSSHQHQGIGRELVRLAVKKLWQMDIQSMLVWVLEDNPACKFYEALGGQIVRSKSIEMRGSTLIEYAYGWTDTSLLLRPVD
- a CDS encoding carboxymuconolactone decarboxylase family protein; amino-acid sequence: MSVVDEKENSDVSQKKSERYRRGWQKLKEVDGEAGEQVIESLKGVAPDLARYTVEFPFGDIYNRPGLDLKSREIATVAALTALGNAQPQLKVHLHGALNVGCTRAEVIEVIIQMAVYAGFPAALNGIAVAKSVFAERDEIADRNKKE
- a CDS encoding MerR family transcriptional regulator is translated as MVTELSIQEVATITQLSAHTLRYYERIGLLDPVGRASSGHRRYSKQDIGWIEFVTRLRATGMSIRDMQQFAELRRQGDRTFAQRRHLLEAHQQQIAQQIAALEQNADVLAEKIQHYKQLEEEQDVSSR